In Candidatus Methylomirabilota bacterium, one DNA window encodes the following:
- the dnaX gene encoding DNA polymerase III subunit gamma/tau — MSYQVLARRWRPQTFGEVVGQEPVTQTLKNALRQGRVAHAFLFAGPRGVGKTTTARILAKALNCEKGPTSEPCNQCLNCQEITGGAAVDCMEIDAASHTGVEHVRDLQERLIYQPVRGRYKIYIVDEVHMLSLSAFNALLKTLEEPPPKVVFILATTEPNKVPATIHSRCQRYDFRRIGPGLLVERLRAIAEAERVEVTPEALASMARAADGSLRDAQSILDQVIAYAGERVTAESVASVLGTTAPDVVQAAVEACLAGEAGRALELVDELAAKGGDLRAFLLDLLEHLRSLLVVKLTPGAGKILGLSPEAVRDLEDRGRNLEIPHVELALRFLIEAEAGMRRASHPRYVLEMALVRIAEARGLQSLGALVKRLETLEGRLGTEANLPDPQPELFTAQENIDLPEPPPSPPVTGFVDRWQEVRRRIGVERRSLAVLLAEAEVALEGETLTLTFANGNHFSRSTLEDPEVRNLIASTISAVFGQRLQVKYHFLAPEVGRPNQQSARTFARNHPLVREALEMFGGRIVEVQEGGDAASQRGEP; from the coding sequence CCCTCCGACAGGGCCGCGTGGCCCACGCCTTTCTCTTTGCCGGTCCCCGCGGTGTTGGTAAGACGACCACGGCGCGGATCCTGGCCAAGGCCTTGAATTGCGAAAAGGGGCCCACGTCTGAGCCCTGCAACCAGTGTCTCAACTGCCAGGAGATCACCGGGGGGGCCGCCGTGGACTGCATGGAGATAGACGCCGCCTCGCACACTGGAGTGGAGCATGTGCGCGACCTCCAGGAACGGTTGATTTACCAGCCGGTCAGGGGCCGTTACAAAATCTACATCGTTGATGAAGTTCATATGCTCTCTCTCTCGGCTTTCAACGCCTTGCTCAAGACGCTGGAAGAGCCACCGCCCAAGGTCGTCTTCATCCTGGCGACGACTGAACCGAACAAGGTCCCCGCCACCATCCACTCCCGTTGCCAGCGGTACGACTTTCGGCGGATTGGCCCGGGACTGCTGGTGGAACGGCTCAGGGCCATTGCCGAGGCCGAGCGAGTGGAGGTGACGCCGGAGGCCTTAGCCAGTATGGCTCGAGCGGCCGACGGGAGTCTCCGAGATGCCCAGAGTATCCTGGACCAAGTCATCGCATATGCGGGGGAACGCGTGACCGCCGAATCCGTCGCAAGTGTTTTAGGAACTACGGCGCCAGATGTGGTCCAGGCGGCGGTGGAGGCCTGCCTTGCGGGCGAAGCAGGGAGAGCTTTGGAGCTTGTTGATGAGCTTGCTGCCAAGGGAGGAGATCTTCGCGCGTTTCTGCTGGATCTGTTGGAGCATCTTCGTTCCCTGCTGGTTGTCAAGCTGACACCCGGCGCAGGGAAAATTCTTGGGCTGTCGCCGGAAGCCGTGCGGGACCTCGAGGACCGGGGGAGGAATCTCGAAATTCCCCACGTCGAATTGGCCCTCCGATTTCTGATTGAGGCTGAAGCGGGGATGCGGCGGGCATCGCATCCTCGGTATGTCCTAGAGATGGCGCTGGTTCGGATAGCCGAGGCTCGGGGGCTTCAATCTCTCGGGGCCCTCGTAAAGCGACTGGAAACCTTGGAGGGCCGTCTCGGCACTGAAGCTAATCTTCCAGACCCCCAGCCAGAACTCTTTACAGCTCAGGAGAATATCGACCTTCCGGAGCCACCACCATCGCCACCGGTGACCGGCTTTGTAGACCGATGGCAGGAGGTGCGGCGGCGCATTGGAGTGGAGCGGCGCTCTTTGGCGGTGCTGCTTGCCGAGGCCGAGGTTGCGCTGGAAGGAGAGACATTGACCCTGACGTTCGCCAACGGCAATCATTTCTCTCGGTCCACCCTAGAGGACCCGGAGGTCCGGAATCTCATCGCTTCTACCATCTCCGCGGTTTTCGGCCAGCGTCTTCAGGTGAAGTACCATTTCCTCGCTCCGGAGGTGGGGCGACCGAACCAGCAATCAGCCCGGACTTTCGCTCGGAACCATCCCCTAGTTCGCGAGGCGCTGGAGATGTTTGGTGGTCGGATCGTGGAGGTCCAGGAGGGTGGAGACGCAGCATCCCAGCGAGGTGAGCCATGA
- a CDS encoding YbaB/EbfC family nucleoid-associated protein, translated as MKGFGDMMKQAQRMKAELERIQEEAAEKRVEGSAGGGMVTVTADGRGEIVAVRIDPEVAQSGDLEMLQDLIVAATNEAMRRARELLSTEMGRMTGGLNLPGLM; from the coding sequence ATGAAGGGATTTGGCGATATGATGAAGCAGGCGCAGCGGATGAAGGCGGAGCTCGAGCGGATTCAGGAGGAGGCCGCCGAAAAGCGGGTGGAAGGCTCTGCCGGCGGGGGGATGGTGACAGTGACGGCCGACGGTCGAGGGGAGATCGTAGCCGTGAGGATCGACCCCGAGGTGGCCCAGAGTGGCGATCTGGAAATGCTCCAGGATTTGATCGTCGCGGCCACCAACGAGGCCATGCGCCGAGCCCGAGAGCTACTCAGCACCGAGATGGGACGGATGACCGGCGGGTTAAATCTGCCCGGACTCATGTAG
- the recR gene encoding recombination mediator RecR produces MPIRYVSPLNRLVDVLMRLPGVGAKTAQRLAFYLLKASREEAMKLAEAIVEIKEKIRVCERCYNIAEEEQCTICQDPTRDGSVLCVVEEANDLMAIERTGTFKGRYHVLQGSLSPIEGRGPDQITAKGMLERLRSEGVKEVILATNPNMEGEATALYLARLIGPLGVRVTRIALGLPVGGDLEYADEVTLGRALEGRREFV; encoded by the coding sequence ATGCCCATCCGGTATGTTTCCCCACTCAATCGTCTCGTCGATGTCCTCATGCGCCTTCCAGGCGTAGGGGCCAAGACCGCCCAACGCCTTGCCTTCTATCTCCTAAAGGCCTCACGGGAAGAGGCAATGAAGCTGGCGGAAGCCATTGTAGAGATTAAGGAAAAGATCCGCGTGTGCGAGCGGTGCTATAACATTGCTGAGGAAGAGCAGTGCACGATCTGCCAGGATCCGACCCGGGATGGGAGCGTCCTCTGCGTAGTCGAAGAGGCCAACGACCTCATGGCCATCGAACGAACGGGCACCTTTAAAGGGCGGTATCATGTCCTCCAAGGTTCCCTTTCGCCTATCGAAGGGCGGGGTCCGGACCAGATCACCGCGAAGGGGATGTTGGAGCGTCTAAGGTCAGAAGGGGTGAAAGAGGTCATCCTCGCTACTAATCCGAACATGGAAGGGGAGGCCACGGCGCTATACCTGGCGCGTCTGATTGGCCCGCTCGGTGTGCGGGTCACCCGGATCGCCCTCGGCCTCCCGGTAGGGGGAGACCTCGAGTATGCAGACGAGGTCACGCTGGGGCGGGCCTTGGAGGGCCGCCGGGAGTTCGTTTAG